One window from the genome of Lacerta agilis isolate rLacAgi1 chromosome 18, rLacAgi1.pri, whole genome shotgun sequence encodes:
- the IFI30 gene encoding gamma-interferon-inducible lysosomal thiol reductase — protein MAPAWLLSIAAFCCLGGTAGIALGGAPCDYPPHQWCGSSEIAQACKAEKHCARLSPPRKKADPVSVSLYYESLCSACRTFLVFQLFPTWLLVFDAMEITLVPYGNAKEKKGPSKWEFECQHGPEECLGNLMEACLIHLLGDDRSYFPLIFCMESSSNVTQSLEMCMKLYPPREATLANVTACVSGDLGNKLMHQNAQLTDALRPPHKYVPWIAVNGNHTEELQGEAQSNLLGVVCKLYKGELPPACQHKGSSFPASPQDTCLKI, from the exons ATGGCTCCCGCCTGGCTCCTGTCGATAGCCGCTTTCTGCTGCCTGGGGGGCACGGCGGGCATCGCCCTGGGGGGCGCCCCTTGCGACTACCCCCCGCACCAGTGGTGCGGATCCAGCGAGATCGCGCAGGCTTGCAAG GCAGAGAAGCACTGCGCCCGGTTGAGCCCCCCCCGGAAGAAAGCCGACCCCGTCTCCGTCAGCCTCTACTACGAGAGTCTCTGCTCTGCCTGCCGCACCTTCCTGGTATTCCAGCTCTTCCCTACCTGGCTTTTGGTGTTCGACGCCATGGAAATCACCCTGGTCCCTTACGGGAACGCCAAG GAGAAGAAAGGCCCCTCCAAGTGGGAATTCGAGTGCCAGCACGGCCCCGAGGAATGCTTGGGCAACCTGATGGAG gcctgcCTCATCCACCTGCTCGGCGACGACAGGAGCTACTTCCCTCTCATCTTCTGCATGGAGTCGAGCTCCAACGTCACCCAGAGCCTGGAAATG TGCATGAAGTTGTACCCGCCTAGAGAGGCCACCCTTGCCAACGTCACGGCTTGCGTGAGCGGAGATCTGGGCAACAAGCTCATGCACCAGAATGCCCAGCTGACCGATGCCCTCCGCCCGCCCCACAAGTATGTGCCGTGGATCGCTGTCAACGGG AACCACACGGAAGAACTCCAGGGCGAAGCGCAATCCAACCTCCTTGGTGTCGTCTGTAAGCTGTATAAG GGAGAGCTGCCTCCCGCCTGCCAACACAAAGGCAGCTCCTTCCCGGCTTCCCCGCAAGATACTTGCCTGAAAATCTAG